Within the Populus trichocarpa isolate Nisqually-1 chromosome 14, P.trichocarpa_v4.1, whole genome shotgun sequence genome, the region tttatttatctctcCACGCCACTTTGCATTTCGTCCATTTCCTCCTTTGTCCTGGTTGCTTGCTCAAAATATAGTGGTAGACGGAGAGAAGTGGCCATCAACTCCAAGTCTCCATCTTGACTGCTATAATGATACAGGCACAAACCATTGTTTGATTTCTCTTGTTTAGTCTGTTTCCAATTCATTATCTTGGAAAGGACGGGAGTGCTTATGCCGAATGGTTTGAATCCTAGACAACAGTTATTCATGCTCAGATGGAATGAGTATTTGTCTTCATGCATGGTAACTTTGCTTATAAAACAAGAATGGAGTCTTCTTTGTGCATTCACTGTGAATATCTTCTTGtttattgatggtttttttggGTGACGATCCAGCTTTAGTGGAAAACCAAGGGTTATCTGGTGCTCAAGGAAATTAGGGagtaaattgataattatttctCCTGTGATACAGACGAATTTTCTGGTCCAATAAGCTCAATCcagcaaaacaaaaccaaaatcttttaTATGTAGCTCTTATTCTATGAGCACAACACAACTGACAAAAGGATTACAGCATATTATCCTAAGAGAAGTTATTGAGATAACGttctataaaatatgaaattcataCTGTCTCGTAGTGAACTATACCAAGCATGACAAAAGAGAAAACAAGGACAAAATATTGAAGCCCGCACGAGTGCAACATTTTCGCAATTCCTATACTTTAGTAACTTCCTGGTATACTGCAGCAATAAACATTGATTTAATAGCAGAAGAGGCCAACAATTTAAGACACGTTAGAGGCAAACGAAGGCTAACAGGCATGCAGATTTTTTCAAAGCGGATATTTTCAAGCTTAAAAAACTCCGTCTGCGTGGAAGTATGAAGCAGGGGAACTTAGGAGATGTAACTGTTAAGGCAAGGCATCGTTAGAATACAAAAACCCCTGCAGCCAGAGCAATCGTATCCTTCTACTATAAAAGCAATTCTCCTACAGCACAATGCAATGCATTCTGAATTAGTACAATTCCAAGTGGGCAGCAAAAGTAGATTAAGATGGCATTTCAACCAGCAACTACATTATCAGTTGCCGCATTAGTATTGCTAATTTTAGCAACAGGATCTGATGCTGGTGGAATAGCAATCTACTGGGGTCAGAACGGAAACGAGGGAACCCTGGCAGATACTTGTGCAACTGGAAACTACCAATATGTAAACCTGGCCTTCCTCGTGACTTTCGGAAATGGCCAGACGCCCATGATTAACCTTGCTGGGCATTGCGATCCATACAGCAATGGCTGCACAAGCTTGAGTTCTGACATTAAATCATGCCAAGCCCAAGGTGTTAAGGTGATGCTTTCTATAGGAGGAGCTTCTGGTAGCTACTCCCTCGCCTCCTCAGAGGACGCGAGGCAAGTCGCTACTTATCTGTGGAACAATTTCTTGGGGGGTCACTCTTCATCCCGTCCCCTGGGGTCTGCTGTCCTAGATGGGATTGACTTTGACATCGAAGGAGGAACAGGATTGTACTGGGATGACCTTGCAAGGTACCTTTCTGCTTATAGCAATAAAGGTAAAAGGGTGCACTTAACAGCAGCTCCCCAGTGCCCCTTCCCTGATGCTTGGGTGGGAAATGCCCTGAAAACCGGTCTTTTCGATTACGTTTGGGTCCAATTCTACAACAACCCTCCTTGCCAATACGCTTCTGGGGAGGTCACCAATCTGGAGGATGCTTGGAAGCAATGGACTTCAGCCATTCCAGCCAGCAAGATTTTCTTGGGTTTGCCCGCATCTCCTGCGGCAGCAGGCAGCGGCTTCATTCCCGTGCCTGATCTCACATCAAACGTGCTTCCATCCATCAAGGACTCTTCCAAGTATGGGGGTGTAATGCTGTGGTCCAAGTATTACGATGATCAAAGCGGATATAGTTCTTCCATTAAGAATGATGTCTGATCTCACATTTCTGTCAATTCCGCGTGCCTGTATGCGTGATGTGTATCGGTTGTATTTCCAGATATTCTGATCTATCTTCTATATATGTATCTTCGGagtataaatttgatttatgcTCACTAGTTTCTTACATGCGGCTCTCTTCATGGTCTTGTAGTTTTTAACTACTACTTATGCCATGAACAAACCTGGCCAAAATTTTAACAACTGGAACTTCGAAAACGATAAAACTGATGCAGAACAATGCCAATCTAATCAAAATCAACATTTCATCTCACATACAAGCGTAGGCATTATGCTATGGATCCAggtaaacaaaaaattgaaattgtagAAGAGAATTAGCATCACAAAAAGGATGGCCACCCTTATTGCTCAAATCAGACACGGGTCAATACGGCTAAACCACATACTAGTAAAGTGCGGCTGTACGATATAAGTAAATTCAAGCATTCTTCCAACCTTTTCAACTGGTATTAAACTGCTAATCTCCTAACCTGCGGGTCAACCTGCCCAACCCACCACTAGGCCTTGAGCTGACAAACCCATGTGAATAGTTGACAAAAATTTGGATGCAAATTTGGTGGAAAAGTTTTAGGACCAACCAACCCCACGTTCTTTGTGGTCATTACTAAACAATGGTTTGTATGGACAAGCGTAAAACAAGATGCAAGTACATAATATCAGGGAATGAAATTATGTCCCTTCCATAACCCTCTCTTGACCTGCTATGCTGCAGCTTGGACCTAGCCAATGTGCCTATCAAAATTAATCTGGATGAATTCGAGGCAGAAGCTCTCGTTCTTAGATGAATTCTAAGTGTGATCAGCAAccatttttttctaagaaaggTTGCAGTATAAATAGATTCAAGAACgggtttaatataatttattttctttcttgtattgAATTTCAAATGGGAGGAGAGAAAGAACTAATGAACTTCAACACAAAAGTCTAGGGGTTGATTTTGAAGAAGTTAAGCTTgtaaaatattcataattttgGTGCTTTCTGTTTGTTCTTTTCTGCTACTTTATCATAACAGGGCCCAACACAAGTGTAAAACAATCAGGGGCATCATTACAAGTGTGTTTGGTttactaaaaatatcaatattcaTGAGCTATGACAGCAGGGGAATATTTTTCTCAAGaaacaataagaaaagaaaaaggaaagattaaTTAATCTCCTTCTGATCAAAGAATCTGTAAAACTTCTGTAACAGCTAAACAAGAAATATACTTCCAATAATAGCGAGTTTTTATATAAAGCATGATCAGAACGCCAATACCAGTACAAACCCTGTTAATTAAAGGTTAAAATTTCGAGGAAAAAAagcccaagaaaataaaatttccaaaTTACACTATGAAACAAAATATGTAAAGAGCAAAGAGattcaaattaaacaagaaactGTAATCGCTGGGCCTTGATAAGCCTTCATGAAATGTCGACCTTCATCCGTGAGTATTAACAGCTTCCCACAGCATATTTTTCGGAACAGGGTTGGCCAGGTCCCTAGCCTGCAGAGCGACATTCCTGAGTTTCCTGATTGTCCACACGTTGGCTTCCCAGAAGGACAAGCTCCTGTAAGATAAATTGTGCTTCTTGCACAGATCCTGTACCAATGGTGAAACTCTTCTCAATTGGCATCTCGGCATCCTTGGAAACAAATGATGCTCAAGCTGAAACTGCAAACCACCATAAAACCAATCCATCCAAGATGAACACGAAATATCCAAAGTCCCACTTGTCTGTTTCTCAAACCAATCATTCCCTTCTGGAAGTCCAGAGTAAACATCGGCCGCAAAATGATTCAAACAAAATTGAACGTGTTGAATTGCCGTAACAGCAAAGCTTGTAAGCACAAACATCACCCTCTCGGGCCAATTAGGGATGCAAGACACAAGTAGAGGGAACCAAGTCCAGAAGATAAGAATTCCCAAGATGTTCAAAGCTCTATCTGGGAATCTTCTCTTTGAAAACAATAGCAAGAACGTTTGTATGTACAAATTGACCCTCGCAACACACATTACTGGATAAAAAGTCCAGTGTTGGTAACTCACAAAGAACCTGGCCACAGGATCAAAATTTAAGTACCTTCCATAAAAGCAAGACtttatagaattgaaaaaaatcgaATTTACCGCAAAGACTGGTATGTGTTGAAGATCAGGATCATAATCAAGACTGTTGCAAGCGAGATGGTGTGCATTGTGGGTCCATTTCCACCAAGCAATGCTAATACCCGTGAGCGAGTTTCCAGCGACGAATTGAGCGAGTTTGTTAGAACCACGAGTGTTCATCACCTGGTAATGCCCTGAATCATGACCAATATAGGCACTTTGAATCCAAAGAAACCCCAACACCACAGCAGAACCAAAATGAGCCCAAACACTCTGGCAACACAAAACACCATAAAGAACAACACAAAACATCAATACAATAGATGTCAGTGCATACATAGTAATATGTCCTTTCTTTTCGAACAGGCCCAGTTTAGCAAACTCTGAAGCAAGCCTCCTGTAATCCTTGGATGTCTCTGATAGCTTGAAATCTGTGAGATAATACCCTGTAAAGAGCTTATCAAGATATTTCCATGCTGTTCCAGGATGGTAGGCAATGAATGCATCAGTAGCATCTAGGCCTGCCATATTCATGAGAGCAACATCTCCACCCGGATGCTCATTTGCCCAATCAGAGACATCGTAAACCTTTCCCTGAATAGAGATCCACAAGTCTCCTGCCTTGTTGTGCTGCTTAAGCTCTTCGCTTGTAATGCCCTTCTTATCTCCCTCCATTGAGCCAAAATAGTATATGAATTAGAGAGATTTTGATATTGCTAActagaaacaaatcaaaacaagaaattcCTGTTATCGTTCTAAGAAAGCAATCCCATTAACAGCGATTTCgatctctctctcgctctcggTTTTATCTCTGATGAGCTACTTATCTCCTTGCTATTCTGGATTTCCAAGATGATATCTGTTGTTTTTCGAGAGGTTTTATAAAGAGGAGACAGCTTTTGGATTccctctcctttcttttctccctAAACAGCGAGGTTTGCTTTGAAACGGTGACTTCCTAGAACCAGCAGGTAAATCTCTTTTAAACAATAATCATCAAACGACCGTTGATATGAAAGTTCGGGTTTGGTAATTGCAATCAACGGCAGAGAGGAGGCTAAGTGACGCGCTTACAAGGAAGATTAATTGTACTTGAAAGATATTTTTGGGGAGCGGCGACTGAGTCACTTGAAAGATATTTTGAGGTGCGGTGTCATGGTCACTCACTCGTGGGTCGTGTAGAGTAGACTGCGCGTTAAATGAGAGCCAAGCAAAAAGATACTAAATGCCAGCCTcagataatataattaaattcccTCAACCTGTTTGGACAGTTAAATAGTATAATTTGTTTCCAGGTTGTATCGATAATCTTAATGGGTGTGATGATAACCAAGTTTAAAATGACTATTTGTCGTATAAGGAATATTTTGATTGTACTTTGTTACCGTATTAACAATGACTAAAATGAACGGTTATAGGAGGTTTTAAGAATTTCCAGGGTGGTTTTACAAATGCGTAAAAGAATCCCAGAGTAGTTTAACCGAGCACGAAACTTTGACCTTTTATTTACTTACATCCAATCACAGTTTTGTACATAAATTTTGTCGGTATAAGTCATCGTTTAGAAAGCGGTTGTatctgtaattttaaaaaaattaattttttttatattttggatcgttttaatgcagtgatcttaaaaataatttttaaaaaataaaaaaaattattttgatgcatttcgatataaaaaatactttgaaaaacaactgtaaTCATACTACCAAATAAGTCTTAAACTCGACGTATTATTGTTTGTTATCGTATTAAATTTGGTTGGAACTAAATTTTTTGAAACGTTAAGAAATAATGTTTAGatagttataaattttttattattgtcatttGACTGGGCAAAATACTTTAAACTTAAAAAGTGTTGACTTAGCTATTTTTTAAActgaattttacaaaaaattattttgatataattttattgacTAGATagatcttaagaaaaaaaaaaaaaaaacatgtcatcttTATCATAGTTAATCTGGAAACCTACAATCCATATTATGGATTTTAtagggttaaattaatttttttgttttataatatgatatattaaatacaaaatttgatttataaataattaaatactaaatgaTGAGATTAATTACATTAAGGGATGAGattggaaatatatataaaagcaaaaaaaaacctacaagcTGAGTTATAAACcgagttaaattaatttttttattttataaaatgataaaaatatataaaaaaacaagttataatCAACTAAATGATACAATCAACTAGAAACccaacattaaaatatataattaaaaaaaccaaaaaagaagcaccaactaaaaaaaaccagaaggccaattgattaaaaaaagaacccaTTATTGCATGGGTCACGTGGGGTTGTTAAAGAAACTCGGATCCACGTCCTTAggcctgtatttttttttttcccacccagaagaaaagaaaggtcaCTGTCGTTTGTAAGAAAAGATTGCAGTCCACAAGTTTTGTACCCGCAATCTTTACATTATTTCCACGCATTAACTATTAAGCCACAATACAAAACTGCTAgctaaactatttaaaaaatgtattaattaacatGGTTCAATATTGGTATCAATAATTAATAACCGactttcctttttattaattatatttattttaaaaatatggaaGAACATCGACATGTCCTAGAACCTTATAAAAAACCTAGCcttgattaagatttttttttttttggctaattgTTCTACACTCTTTTACTTGGTGTAGCTTGTTACATGGGGCTTGAGTGGGAACTGAGTTTCGTTGGGTATGTGTTCTTGAATTGTTGTTGCATATTCAACTTCTATGGCGATgactattgtttttttcttgatttatccAATCAATCAAGGAAGTTTTTCAGATGGTCTAGTCTGGTACTTTGAACTTTATGATTCCAGGCTGAGCACAATATCCTTGTGCATCCATTTCACATACTAGACTGTGTCACATATCCCAGTGTGAGCGAAAAGAGTACCTATCAATTTTCACTTCATTCATGGGCATACTAGAGAACTTCTTGCTTATGAAACTATAGAAATGGAAGAATTGCTATCAACAGGAAGAAGCACTGCCAGCAGGGCGaagctagaaaataaaattaaagagggGGGGGTTAGAAGAATTATTCTAGAGGGACCaagattttagttattttactacTGAAATTATAAACATTGTTAAGGGAGGgaccaaaaaaaacattttattgcaGGGCCTCGGCCCTTGCCTGCCTCCATGTCTTCACCACTAACCACCAGACATTTAAGAGGTGAAAATAAGTATAACGccttattcaaattaaaagagaggGCTTGAGGCAAACAAAGTTTGATTCAAAAAGCAAGTTGTTAGTCTTTGATTATAGCTAAAGTGATTTTGGTAATTGTAGAGGTACAGGTCAGCTTACGCTTATCTTAACTAATTTTTCaagaccctgaaattaacgaccagaTAAACTTTCAATAACCTTAAAGTTTATGGcactcgaactagtgatctcttaaaacaattttagaacATGATGAATTGAACtacatctttcaatattaattgattaagaattttattcATATGAGTAAGATACAGTGCttgaaattgttgttgttgttttttaaagttttttatttaagaatatattaaaatagtaattttttattttttaaaatttatttttaatattagcttattaaaaaaatttaagattattaaaaaaaatcaaaagataaaatcgaAGACACTCGTAATACTGCTATGaaattgtatgatttttttgttttaaaccaGAAACAGAGTGTACGATTACCAGAAAGGGAAAACAGCTAGCGAGCAATGTCAGCAAATAAATCATGACAAAATTACTTTGACTGTACGTAAAGTTTGTTTTCCATAATAGGCACCGTTTGtcctcttcctttttcttctttacctTTATTTATTCGAATATGCTGCTTTTTCAAACAACGAGACATGGCTTCCAAATCTACCCACCACGTGGAAGGTCACGTGAGAAACTGCGCTCGTTGTCACGACGAATGGTACCCCTCAGCAAGTGGCACTGGTGGACAAGGTCACAGTATGTGATAAGAACCCACATCCATGACAGCGTGACAGCTAcaggtgtgtttgttttttccgGTTCAGCCctttttaactgtttttttacattgagttaattgcttttcagtaattttaatattaaatattaaaaaatatttttataaaattactttCCATCTCATTACCGAACACAAGAAAAACGCCACACTCCTATTATACAAtactctttattattatttttattatcattattttgtcCGAATGACAGGTGTTGCTTCCTCGTATGGCGGAAAAATCAAACCCCGGCTGTTTAGACTTTTATAGTGGGCAAAAATAGCATTTCGTGGACGGTTGGCCATGTACTAAACTAGTAATTCATTTTTAGATGCCGTTTTGTCCACGTGAAATTGAGGTGCTGTCAAAAAGTCAGTCTAAAGACATTCTCATTTTTAATAGTTGTCTGTTTCATATTGTTATGTTTTGAATGTGCAgctgtttttagttttttattttaaataatatttattaatacttGTTTTGCTTTGAAATCAAAGcgagtattattttaaaagaaattgttttcctCTCGAAACAAAGCAGAGTATTTTGCACCCCCTTCCTTGATTACAAGCAGAACAATTTACCATAggattgcattttttttattaaaatgaaagttttattcattttattttaaatcaaacataTCAAGATACTAACTctgtttcaaaaataatatctttatattgttgattttattgaaatgatgtgtttatgtatattaatatttagctctttttttttttagttttttta harbors:
- the LOC7494121 gene encoding hevamine-A, with translation MAFQPATTLSVAALVLLILATGSDAGGIAIYWGQNGNEGTLADTCATGNYQYVNLAFLVTFGNGQTPMINLAGHCDPYSNGCTSLSSDIKSCQAQGVKVMLSIGGASGSYSLASSEDARQVATYLWNNFLGGHSSSRPLGSAVLDGIDFDIEGGTGLYWDDLARYLSAYSNKGKRVHLTAAPQCPFPDAWVGNALKTGLFDYVWVQFYNNPPCQYASGEVTNLEDAWKQWTSAIPASKIFLGLPASPAAAGSGFIPVPDLTSNVLPSIKDSSKYGGVMLWSKYYDDQSGYSSSIKNDV
- the LOC7492740 gene encoding delta(8)-fatty-acid desaturase 2: MEGDKKGITSEELKQHNKAGDLWISIQGKVYDVSDWANEHPGGDVALMNMAGLDATDAFIAYHPGTAWKYLDKLFTGYYLTDFKLSETSKDYRRLASEFAKLGLFEKKGHITMYALTSIVLMFCVVLYGVLCCQSVWAHFGSAVVLGFLWIQSAYIGHDSGHYQVMNTRGSNKLAQFVAGNSLTGISIAWWKWTHNAHHLACNSLDYDPDLQHIPVFAVNSIFFNSIKSCFYGRYLNFDPVARFFVSYQHWTFYPVMCVARVNLYIQTFLLLFSKRRFPDRALNILGILIFWTWFPLLVSCIPNWPERVMFVLTSFAVTAIQHVQFCLNHFAADVYSGLPEGNDWFEKQTSGTLDISCSSWMDWFYGGLQFQLEHHLFPRMPRCQLRRVSPLVQDLCKKHNLSYRSLSFWEANVWTIRKLRNVALQARDLANPVPKNMLWEAVNTHG